From a single Streptomyces sp. 1331.2 genomic region:
- a CDS encoding RICIN domain-containing protein — MPPRAARSRALPSGLLLLAVLAAQALGTGPALAAGADRTADGAPLVDGGSYLLGSALDGSCLGPQYDGAAAGTPMVGADCGRLLSRRWQLRRTGGDYLLVNTADGRCLTLDGPGHRPATADCGTFPDAERFTISPAPQGTYTLTARGIDACLSAPGNTTQGTAQGAAHHRCDARPAHRWTLTRTEPLVLPNPGLEQGADGWTFTEHTGTATNNPHGGTRLAYLDAGAGYAVSLRTTAVTAGSHDLSAWIATGGPGGTFSVSVNDTVVRTLTLPDQPVYAKYTLPRIRVAPGDRLTLTIGSAPAGWVNVDDAAVAPSAPADPVVSSSDPEVVALFDWAKTKANSWVQQAGATGVLDMDENHPGGTGTITYDTTYWAGYPFRSAFYSRDFAHQLVGAHLLGLDAENKTMLRGFAASATEANGLYPVWALDFDARTYGAIDYRGPNRFVRELPAPFELVQKAGEAYRWTGDRDYADDPALGAYVRNTLGPFVTRHPGPLDNGGVPIPQATSRSIFAGTASYAENATSTYAEAGDALGAQYQAYLAAAGLAEARGDTASATGYRKSAEALRSYVNSTWSVDRRQPGEVVHGYDTTGRPITGWGYEASVLMPVKQLLDPGPRRDGFLAAVDAADSGPERSANLEAYTYLPDAFFANHDGTTAWKWMRYVYESVGAQHASGQMLNGDYPEVPFTLLSQTVQGLLGVDPDAAAGTLVTDSRLPASMGWLQAADIPVGGGTVTVRHDGGRASTVTNTGTRTLTWEARFRGEHAHLTVDGKSRETRTRTVDGVTYNYATVPLAPGHAATAAVTD; from the coding sequence ATGCCGCCCCGCGCCGCCCGCTCCCGCGCCTTACCGTCCGGTCTCCTGCTGCTGGCCGTCCTCGCCGCCCAGGCCCTCGGCACCGGCCCGGCGCTCGCCGCCGGGGCGGACCGGACGGCCGACGGGGCACCGCTCGTGGACGGCGGCAGCTACCTCCTCGGCTCCGCCCTGGACGGCAGCTGCCTCGGCCCGCAGTACGACGGCGCCGCCGCCGGCACCCCGATGGTCGGCGCGGACTGCGGGCGGCTGCTCAGTCGGCGCTGGCAGCTGCGCCGCACCGGCGGCGACTACCTCCTCGTCAACACCGCCGACGGCCGCTGCCTCACCCTCGACGGGCCCGGCCACCGCCCCGCCACCGCCGACTGCGGCACGTTCCCCGACGCCGAGCGCTTCACCATCTCGCCTGCCCCGCAGGGCACTTACACCCTCACGGCCCGAGGCATCGACGCCTGCCTGAGCGCCCCGGGGAACACCACGCAGGGCACCGCTCAGGGTGCCGCGCACCACCGCTGCGACGCCCGCCCGGCCCACCGCTGGACGCTCACCCGCACCGAACCCCTCGTCCTCCCCAACCCCGGCTTGGAACAGGGCGCCGACGGCTGGACATTCACCGAGCACACCGGCACCGCCACCAACAACCCGCACGGCGGCACCCGTCTCGCCTACCTCGACGCCGGCGCCGGCTACGCGGTGAGCCTGCGCACGACCGCCGTCACCGCGGGCAGCCACGACCTCTCCGCCTGGATCGCGACGGGCGGCCCCGGCGGCACCTTCTCGGTCAGCGTCAACGACACCGTGGTGCGCACCCTCACCCTCCCCGACCAGCCCGTCTACGCGAAGTACACCCTCCCCCGGATCCGCGTCGCCCCCGGCGACCGGCTCACCCTCACCATCGGCTCCGCGCCCGCGGGCTGGGTCAACGTGGACGACGCCGCCGTCGCCCCCTCCGCCCCCGCCGACCCGGTCGTCAGCTCCTCCGACCCCGAGGTCGTCGCCCTCTTCGACTGGGCGAAGACCAAGGCCAACAGCTGGGTGCAGCAGGCCGGCGCCACCGGCGTCCTGGACATGGACGAGAACCACCCCGGCGGCACCGGCACCATCACCTACGACACCACCTACTGGGCCGGCTACCCCTTCCGATCCGCCTTCTACAGCCGCGACTTCGCCCACCAGCTGGTCGGCGCCCACCTGCTCGGCCTGGACGCCGAGAACAAGACCATGCTGCGCGGTTTCGCCGCCTCCGCCACCGAGGCCAACGGGCTCTACCCGGTCTGGGCGCTCGACTTCGACGCCCGGACGTACGGCGCCATCGACTACCGGGGCCCGAACCGGTTCGTCCGCGAGCTGCCCGCACCCTTCGAACTCGTCCAGAAGGCCGGCGAGGCCTACCGGTGGACCGGCGACCGCGACTACGCCGACGACCCGGCCCTCGGCGCCTACGTCCGCAACACCCTCGGCCCGTTCGTCACCCGCCACCCCGGCCCGCTGGACAACGGCGGCGTGCCGATCCCGCAGGCCACCAGCCGCAGCATCTTCGCCGGCACCGCCAGCTACGCCGAGAACGCCACCAGCACCTACGCCGAGGCCGGCGACGCGCTCGGCGCCCAGTACCAGGCCTACCTCGCCGCGGCCGGACTCGCCGAGGCCCGCGGCGACACCGCCTCCGCCACCGGCTACCGCAAGTCCGCCGAGGCGCTGCGCTCGTACGTGAACTCCACCTGGAGCGTGGACCGTCGGCAGCCCGGCGAGGTGGTGCACGGCTACGACACCACGGGCAGGCCGATCACCGGCTGGGGCTACGAGGCGAGCGTGCTGATGCCGGTCAAGCAGCTGCTCGACCCCGGGCCGCGCCGGGACGGCTTCCTCGCCGCCGTCGACGCCGCCGACTCCGGCCCGGAGCGCTCGGCCAACCTGGAGGCCTACACCTACCTGCCGGACGCCTTCTTCGCCAACCACGACGGCACCACCGCCTGGAAGTGGATGCGGTACGTCTACGAGAGCGTCGGCGCGCAGCACGCGAGCGGGCAGATGCTGAACGGCGACTACCCCGAGGTGCCGTTCACCCTGCTCTCCCAGACCGTCCAGGGCCTGCTCGGCGTCGACCCGGACGCCGCCGCCGGCACCCTCGTCACCGACTCCCGGCTGCCCGCCTCGATGGGCTGGCTCCAGGCGGCGGACATCCCGGTCGGCGGCGGCACGGTGACCGTCCGCCACGACGGCGGGCGGGCCAGCACCGTCACCAACACCGGGACGAGGACGCTCACCTGGGAGGCCCGCTTCCGCGGGGAGCACGCGCACCTCACCGTCGACGGCAAGTCGCGCGAGACCCGCACCAGGACCGTCGACGGCGTCACGTACAACTACGCCACCGTGCCCCTCGCCCCCGGCCACGCCGCGACCGCGGCCGTCACCGACTGA